One region of Candidatus Saccharibacteria bacterium genomic DNA includes:
- a CDS encoding aspartate/glutamate racemase family protein gives MSAIGILGGMGPQASAKLYELIIKGTQEYTPAALDDYPEIVLLNVPVPNFISNKNELPKAKQMLIERTKLLEKAGCTVNGIACNTAHILLPELQAVTKVPFLSIPRLVAEQAKTAGYKRVGLLATPTTLSSTLYDEALADIAKIVRPQRDFSRQIESYIYKQLSGTLNKNEQQTFKQAVNKFRQINKLDTVILGCTELPLVYGESLNNDTIIDTLQLLATSLLDCYFNT, from the coding sequence ATGTCCGCCATTGGAATACTTGGCGGTATGGGACCTCAAGCTAGTGCAAAACTATACGAGTTAATTATTAAAGGTACGCAGGAATATACTCCTGCTGCACTTGACGATTACCCAGAGATTGTGCTACTGAACGTACCCGTACCCAACTTCATATCAAACAAAAACGAACTACCAAAAGCCAAACAAATGCTCATTGAGCGTACCAAGCTACTTGAAAAAGCTGGCTGTACGGTCAACGGTATTGCTTGCAATACGGCACACATACTACTGCCTGAATTACAGGCTGTTACTAAAGTGCCGTTCCTATCCATACCCAGACTTGTTGCAGAACAAGCTAAAACTGCTGGCTACAAGCGAGTAGGTCTGTTAGCTACGCCCACGACTTTAAGTTCCACGCTCTACGATGAGGCTCTTGCTGACATTGCTAAAATTGTGCGACCACAGCGTGATTTTTCTCGGCAAATTGAGAGCTACATATATAAACAGCTCAGTGGCACCCTAAACAAAAATGAACAACAAACGTTCAAACAAGCAGTAAATAAGTTTAGGCAAATCAATAAGCTAGACACTGTAATTTTGGGTTGCACCGAACTGCCGCTAGTGTACGGCGAAAGCTTAAATAACGATACGATAATTGACACGTTGCAATTACTGGCTACGAGTTTGCTTGACTGCTACTTCAATACGTAG
- a CDS encoding DUF1048 domain-containing protein translates to MVNILEKLIGDKKEWRAMEARAKALPEDYTFVYHKIQHYMWNHAAGSGMDMIAIFKDLLELFEEGNANNKHVLEITGNDVATFSDELLRNARTYTEDWHKKLNTDIAKRFNKEI, encoded by the coding sequence ATGGTAAATATACTTGAGAAATTGATTGGTGACAAAAAAGAATGGCGAGCCATGGAAGCACGCGCAAAAGCACTTCCAGAAGACTACACATTTGTGTACCACAAAATTCAGCATTATATGTGGAATCACGCTGCTGGTTCAGGCATGGACATGATAGCTATTTTTAAGGATTTACTCGAACTATTTGAGGAAGGTAATGCAAATAACAAGCATGTGCTAGAGATTACTGGCAATGACGTTGCAACATTTTCGGACGAACTGTTGAGAAATGCGCGGACGTACACTGAAGACTGGCATAAGAAATTAAATACAGATATTGCAAAACGCTTTAACAAAGAAATTTGA
- a CDS encoding PadR family transcriptional regulator, translating into MNNITELLKGVLEGCVLEVISRSPTYGYDITQQLRRLGFKDVVEGTVYTILLRLEKNGYVSTEKKPSVVGPPRKFYSLTKLGKEELGKFWAKWNFVSSKINELKEG; encoded by the coding sequence TTGAACAACATAACTGAATTACTAAAAGGCGTTCTGGAGGGCTGCGTACTTGAAGTTATCAGTCGCAGTCCTACTTATGGATACGACATAACTCAGCAATTAAGAAGACTTGGTTTTAAGGACGTTGTAGAGGGCACGGTCTACACAATCTTGCTCCGCCTAGAAAAGAACGGATACGTCAGTACAGAAAAGAAGCCCTCCGTAGTAGGCCCACCCCGTAAGTTCTATAGTTTAACTAAACTCGGCAAGGAGGAGCTTGGAAAGTTTTGGGCAAAATGGAACTTTGTATCATCGAAGATTAATGAATTAAAGGAGGGTTAA